The proteins below come from a single Geobacillus thermoleovorans genomic window:
- the wecB gene encoding non-hydrolyzing UDP-N-acetylglucosamine 2-epimerase — translation MKIATVLGARPQFIKAAPVSRVLRKQYTEVLIHTGQHYDPNMSAIFFEELNIPTPDYYLGVGSGSHGKQTGEMLMKIEEIVMQEKPDYVLVYGDTNSTLAGALVASKLHIPVIHVEAGLRSFNKQMPEEINRIMTDHVSELLFCPTETAVENLRKENITRNVWNVGDVMYDAILYNKELAQRQSTILADLSLAEQSYYLITIHRAENTDDPDKLKAILAAFADIDGTKVWPIHPRTRHKLEEYGLDASAIPGLRLIDPVGYLDMLRLESGAKKIITDSGGVQKEAYFLRVPCVTVREQTEWVETLKGGANILTGTDREKIVAAVHKEVAPVYADVFGDGHAAEKIVAAIGQR, via the coding sequence ATGAAAATCGCCACCGTGTTAGGCGCCAGACCGCAGTTTATCAAGGCTGCCCCCGTCTCGCGCGTCTTGCGAAAACAATATACCGAAGTGCTGATCCATACCGGGCAGCACTATGACCCGAATATGTCGGCCATTTTTTTTGAGGAGTTGAATATTCCGACGCCTGACTACTATCTTGGGGTGGGTTCAGGCAGCCATGGAAAGCAAACGGGCGAAATGCTGATGAAAATTGAAGAAATTGTCATGCAAGAAAAACCGGATTATGTGCTCGTCTATGGCGATACGAACTCGACGCTCGCCGGCGCGTTGGTCGCTTCGAAGTTGCACATTCCGGTCATCCACGTCGAAGCCGGGCTGCGCAGCTTCAACAAGCAGATGCCGGAAGAAATCAACCGCATCATGACCGATCATGTCTCCGAGCTCTTATTTTGTCCAACGGAGACGGCCGTGGAAAATTTACGAAAAGAAAATATTACGCGAAACGTCTGGAATGTCGGCGACGTCATGTATGACGCCATTTTGTACAACAAGGAGCTCGCACAGCGCCAATCGACGATTTTGGCTGATTTGTCGCTGGCGGAACAATCCTACTACTTGATTACCATTCACCGAGCGGAAAATACCGATGACCCCGACAAATTGAAAGCCATTTTGGCTGCTTTTGCGGACATCGACGGGACGAAAGTGTGGCCGATTCATCCGCGGACGCGGCATAAGCTTGAAGAGTACGGCTTGGACGCTTCGGCGATTCCAGGGCTTCGGCTGATCGATCCGGTCGGTTATTTGGACATGCTTCGGCTAGAGAGCGGCGCGAAAAAAATCATCACCGATTCAGGCGGCGTGCAAAAGGAGGCGTATTTCTTGCGCGTGCCTTGCGTGACGGTGCGCGAACAAACCGAATGGGTGGAAACGCTCAAAGGCGGGGCGAACATCTTAACCGGCACGGACCGCGAGAAGATCGTCGCGGCGGTCCACAAGGAAGTCGCCCCTGTTTATGCGGACGTCTTTGGCGATGGGCATGCGGCGGAGAAAATCGTGGCGGCGATCGGACAGCGATAA
- a CDS encoding lipopolysaccharide biosynthesis protein: MFSAFKRLGADSLLYAFMNVGTKLIAFLMLPIYTSYLSKAQYGAVYLIDQWTSMLTFLVIFGTDSALSFYYYDTDDKEKRLLYVRNVMYFRLFVVAILFLAVVLAGPWIAGALFQEPRYVDLLYISIATLLLDTIFVMATTVLRFEFQTKKVVIWTLVKMLLVSVLSYAALRWFAATPEGLLIGRLVSSALVFLLMLHLTVKYMVWRVRFDVLKELLAYAAPLVPTSLAFWVIANVSTFFIQRFASLEEVGVFGVALRLATVITLITSGVQMAWRPYSMSMKDRPESRALFAKVYMALLLIGAFGLLLIATASPWLVETFFKPEYRDAASYIPFLSAVTFLNFYYLIVSTGLFLTKETGYISRVFTLAALLHLALNAVLVPLWLSWGAVAASLITYIVAVAFIFRKSQQVYPVPVSWKKMALVLVGTLLALIVIVYVQQAPLADGWVLAGWGLFAATLFASRVDRDLRRPVRTIEDENAQNT; encoded by the coding sequence TTGTTCTCGGCATTCAAGCGTTTAGGAGCGGATTCGCTCCTTTACGCGTTTATGAACGTCGGCACGAAGCTGATTGCCTTTTTGATGCTGCCGATTTATACAAGCTATTTGTCAAAGGCGCAGTACGGGGCGGTCTACTTGATCGACCAATGGACGTCGATGCTGACATTTCTCGTCATTTTCGGTACGGATTCGGCGCTCTCTTTTTACTATTACGACACGGACGACAAAGAGAAGCGCCTTTTGTATGTGCGCAACGTCATGTACTTCCGGCTGTTTGTCGTCGCCATCTTATTTTTGGCTGTCGTTTTGGCCGGTCCGTGGATCGCAGGCGCGCTGTTTCAAGAACCTCGCTATGTCGATTTGCTGTACATCAGTATCGCGACGTTGCTGCTCGATACGATTTTCGTCATGGCGACGACGGTGCTGCGGTTTGAATTTCAGACGAAAAAAGTCGTGATTTGGACGCTCGTGAAAATGCTGCTTGTCTCTGTGCTGTCGTATGCGGCGCTCCGGTGGTTCGCGGCGACGCCGGAAGGGCTGCTCATCGGCCGGCTCGTGAGCAGCGCGCTCGTGTTTTTGTTGATGCTGCATTTGACCGTAAAGTATATGGTGTGGCGCGTGCGCTTTGACGTGTTAAAGGAGCTGCTTGCCTACGCCGCCCCGCTCGTGCCGACTTCGCTCGCCTTTTGGGTGATCGCCAACGTCAGCACGTTTTTCATCCAACGGTTTGCGTCGTTGGAGGAAGTCGGGGTGTTTGGGGTTGCCTTGCGTCTCGCGACCGTGATCACGCTCATCACGAGCGGCGTGCAGATGGCGTGGCGTCCGTATTCGATGTCGATGAAAGACCGGCCGGAAAGCCGTGCGCTGTTTGCGAAAGTGTATATGGCGCTTTTGCTCATTGGAGCGTTTGGGCTGCTTTTGATCGCCACGGCGAGCCCGTGGCTTGTGGAAACCTTTTTCAAACCGGAATATCGCGATGCAGCGTCCTATATCCCGTTTTTATCGGCCGTCACGTTTTTGAACTTTTATTATCTGATTGTTTCCACCGGCTTGTTTTTGACAAAGGAAACCGGCTATATTTCACGGGTGTTCACGCTAGCGGCGCTTCTTCATCTTGCGTTGAACGCCGTTTTGGTGCCGCTTTGGCTCAGCTGGGGGGCGGTCGCGGCCAGCCTCATTACGTATATTGTCGCTGTGGCTTTCATTTTTCGCAAAAGCCAGCAAGTGTATCCTGTGCCAGTGTCATGGAAAAAGATGGCTTTGGTTTTGGTCGGCACATTGCTCGCCCTCATCGTCATCGTCTACGTTCAGCAGGCGCCGCTTGCTGACGGCTGGGTGCTCGCTGGTTGGGGCTTGTTTGCCGCCACGCTCTTTGCCAGCCGGGTTGATCGTGATTTGCGCCGTCCGGTGCGCACGATCGAGGATGAAAATGCGCAAAATACTTGA
- a CDS encoding N-acetyltransferase, protein MNVVDPSVVCGERVEMGHFTVIEANVKIGNDVKIGHRVTIHEGTVIGDGVTIADGAVLGKPPKPAKTSTVKLSGELPPLVIGDHCTIGANAVIYRGATIGAYTLIADLASVRENVHIGQYVIVGRGVCVENHVQIGDRTKIQSNSYITAYTTLEDHVFIAPCVTTTNDNYMGRTEERFAKIKGATVKRGARVGGGAILLPGVTVAEETFVAAGALVTKDTEPRTVVKGFPARFSKMVDERELL, encoded by the coding sequence ATGAACGTTGTCGATCCCTCTGTTGTTTGCGGTGAACGTGTCGAAATGGGCCATTTCACTGTCATCGAGGCGAATGTAAAAATCGGAAACGACGTTAAAATCGGACATCGCGTCACGATTCACGAAGGAACCGTCATCGGCGACGGCGTGACGATCGCCGACGGAGCGGTGCTCGGCAAACCGCCGAAGCCGGCGAAAACGAGCACCGTCAAGCTGTCGGGCGAGCTGCCGCCGCTTGTCATCGGCGACCATTGCACGATCGGCGCCAACGCCGTCATCTATCGAGGCGCGACGATCGGCGCCTACACATTGATCGCTGATTTGGCGAGCGTGCGCGAAAACGTGCACATCGGCCAATATGTGATCGTCGGGCGCGGGGTGTGCGTCGAAAACCACGTCCAAATCGGCGATCGGACGAAAATCCAGTCAAACTCCTACATCACGGCCTACACGACGCTCGAAGACCATGTGTTCATCGCCCCGTGCGTCACGACGACCAATGACAACTACATGGGGCGGACGGAAGAACGGTTCGCCAAAATCAAAGGGGCGACCGTCAAGCGCGGGGCGCGCGTCGGAGGCGGAGCGATTTTGCTGCCGGGCGTGACGGTGGCGGAAGAGACGTTTGTCGCCGCTGGGGCGCTCGTCACAAAAGATACGGAACCGAGGACGGTCGTGAAAGGATTCCCGGCGCGCTTCAGCAAAATGGTCGACGAGCGGGAGTTGTTATAA
- a CDS encoding nucleotide sugar dehydrogenase gives MNYAERLLQKFEKRDAVIGVVGLGYVGLPLAVEKAKAGFHVIGFDIQQSRVDQVNNGINYIGDVVDEDLHEMVKQERLVATTDYARIAEVDAVAIAVPTPLDAHHQPDTSYVENSANEVAKYAHEGMLVVLESTTYPGTTEEIVKPALEKKGLVVGETVFVAYSPERVDPGNKQFKTKNTPKVVGGVTKTCTKVAAAMYRAVLEGDVHEVSSPAVAEMEKIFENTFRHINIALANEMAILCERMGIDVWEVIDAAKTKPYGFMAFYPGPGLGGHCIPIDPFYLTWKAREYNYHTRLIELAGEINNAMPEYVVNRAMLILNEEGKALRGSKVTVLGVAYKKDIDDVRESPVLKIVELLEQYGAEFAVVDPYVPSFRACNRVIETVELTPELLAQSDLVLITTDHSNIDYEMVARHSRVVFDTRNAMKDVSKPAKYVKL, from the coding sequence ATGAACTACGCGGAACGGCTGTTGCAAAAGTTTGAGAAACGCGACGCGGTCATCGGCGTGGTCGGGCTTGGCTACGTCGGGCTGCCGCTGGCAGTCGAAAAAGCAAAAGCAGGGTTTCATGTCATTGGCTTTGACATCCAACAAAGCCGCGTCGATCAAGTGAACAATGGGATCAACTACATCGGCGATGTCGTCGATGAAGATTTGCATGAGATGGTCAAACAAGAGCGGCTTGTGGCGACGACCGATTACGCCCGGATCGCGGAAGTCGATGCCGTGGCGATCGCGGTGCCGACCCCGCTCGATGCGCATCACCAGCCGGATACGTCCTACGTTGAAAACTCGGCAAACGAAGTCGCCAAATACGCCCATGAAGGGATGCTTGTCGTTTTGGAATCGACCACCTATCCAGGCACGACGGAAGAAATCGTGAAACCGGCGCTGGAGAAAAAGGGGCTCGTCGTCGGGGAAACGGTGTTCGTTGCCTATTCGCCGGAGCGGGTTGACCCGGGCAACAAGCAGTTTAAGACGAAAAATACGCCGAAAGTCGTCGGCGGCGTGACAAAGACGTGCACGAAAGTGGCAGCGGCCATGTATCGAGCTGTGCTTGAAGGCGATGTGCACGAAGTGTCGAGTCCGGCGGTGGCGGAAATGGAGAAAATTTTTGAAAACACGTTTCGCCATATCAACATTGCGTTAGCGAACGAAATGGCCATTTTGTGCGAACGGATGGGCATTGATGTCTGGGAAGTCATCGATGCAGCGAAAACGAAGCCGTACGGATTTATGGCGTTTTATCCGGGGCCGGGGCTTGGCGGCCATTGCATTCCAATCGACCCGTTTTATTTGACATGGAAGGCGCGCGAATACAACTACCATACGCGCTTGATCGAGCTGGCCGGAGAAATCAACAACGCAATGCCGGAATATGTCGTCAACCGCGCGATGCTCATTTTGAACGAAGAAGGGAAGGCGCTGCGCGGTTCGAAAGTGACGGTGCTCGGCGTCGCCTACAAAAAAGACATTGATGATGTGCGCGAATCGCCAGTGTTGAAAATCGTCGAGCTGCTCGAGCAATACGGAGCGGAATTTGCGGTCGTCGACCCGTATGTTCCGTCGTTCCGGGCGTGCAACCGGGTGATTGAGACGGTCGAGCTGACGCCGGAACTGCTTGCACAGTCAGATCTTGTCTTGATTACGACGGATCATTCCAACATCGACTATGAAATGGTCGCTCGTCACAGCCGGGTCGTGTTTGACACACGCAATGCTATGAAAGATGTGTCGAAACCGGCAAAATACGTCAAATTGTAA
- a CDS encoding Gfo/Idh/MocA family protein produces the protein MIRFAIVGMGHIAKKHIDAIEKADGAELAAVCDTNPERLRDVSDVPVYTDMETMLKENEQIDVVNICVPSGLHARLAKLAARYRRHIIVEKPMALRVSDAEEMIRAAKEYDVKLAVVHPNRFRPAIRKLKEAMERGMFGKLSHANATVRWNRNQAYYDQAAWRGTKEFDGGVLMNQAIHNLDLLLWLMGPVKAVQAMAATRLRKIETEDVAAAVVEFESGALGVIEAATTIYPQNLEESIAIFGETASVKIGGRTANFIETWEAEGVSEEERAKLIDEINADPFGKPGHQWIIEDMVQAIRENREPIVTGWDGLAPVRLIEAILRSAETGTRVQLSE, from the coding sequence ATGATCCGTTTTGCCATTGTCGGCATGGGGCATATCGCCAAAAAACATATCGATGCCATTGAAAAGGCGGACGGCGCCGAGCTGGCGGCAGTGTGCGACACGAATCCGGAACGTTTGCGCGACGTGTCGGACGTTCCTGTTTACACTGATATGGAGACGATGTTGAAGGAGAACGAACAGATCGATGTCGTCAACATTTGTGTTCCGTCTGGATTGCACGCGCGGCTGGCCAAGCTGGCGGCCCGCTATCGCCGTCATATCATTGTGGAAAAGCCGATGGCGCTCCGTGTGAGCGACGCCGAAGAGATGATCCGCGCGGCGAAAGAATACGACGTGAAGCTCGCGGTCGTTCATCCGAACCGCTTTCGTCCGGCTATTCGGAAGCTGAAAGAGGCGATGGAGCGCGGGATGTTCGGAAAACTGAGCCATGCGAACGCCACGGTGCGCTGGAATCGAAATCAAGCCTATTATGACCAGGCGGCGTGGCGGGGGACGAAAGAGTTTGACGGCGGCGTCCTGATGAATCAAGCCATTCACAATTTGGATTTGCTGCTTTGGCTGATGGGGCCGGTCAAGGCGGTGCAAGCGATGGCGGCGACCCGTCTGCGCAAGATTGAGACGGAAGATGTCGCGGCGGCGGTCGTCGAGTTTGAAAGCGGGGCGCTTGGCGTCATTGAGGCAGCGACGACGATTTATCCGCAAAACTTGGAGGAATCGATCGCCATTTTCGGCGAAACGGCATCAGTGAAAATCGGCGGCCGGACGGCCAACTTTATCGAAACGTGGGAAGCGGAAGGCGTCAGCGAGGAAGAACGGGCAAAGCTCATCGATGAGATCAACGCCGACCCGTTTGGCAAGCCGGGGCACCAATGGATCATTGAAGATATGGTGCAAGCGATTCGCGAAAACCGCGAGCCGATCGTCACTGGTTGGGACGGATTGGCTCCTGTTCGGCTGATCGAAGCGATTTTGCGTTCGGCGGAAACGGGGACAAGAGTGCAACTATCTGAGTAG
- a CDS encoding GumC domain-containing protein — protein sequence MTAEKRPFVLYEYLRFFWQRKWWFLLVPLATIVLTVIAGRFLLQGEKYTGKAVVFTGSIDVKELTDPKNIEAKFPEVKNLDVVVPEEQYVQITVKGDDEQDVSRELKLVVSEYSQELKRHSQERIDVTTKYLHALEERERALQQKVDYYSEQIQSGRLNPEQLNDISDLLVESENNLTEVMERVNRIRGNLVFYEKPAVLSETVAKSKTYTGQLMAVGLVLGLFLTVVWLVLWKYILDARRYYSS from the coding sequence TTGACGGCGGAAAAACGACCGTTTGTGCTATACGAATATTTGCGCTTTTTTTGGCAGCGAAAATGGTGGTTTCTTCTCGTTCCGCTTGCAACGATCGTTTTGACCGTCATCGCAGGGCGGTTTTTGCTGCAGGGGGAGAAGTATACGGGGAAAGCTGTCGTGTTTACCGGATCGATTGACGTAAAAGAGTTGACGGATCCGAAAAATATAGAAGCGAAGTTTCCTGAGGTGAAAAACTTGGATGTCGTCGTTCCTGAGGAACAGTACGTGCAAATCACTGTCAAAGGCGACGATGAACAAGACGTGAGTCGAGAATTGAAGCTTGTTGTGTCGGAATACAGTCAGGAGCTCAAGCGCCATTCGCAAGAGCGGATTGATGTCACCACGAAATACTTGCATGCGCTGGAAGAACGGGAGCGCGCATTGCAGCAAAAAGTCGATTATTATAGCGAACAAATACAGTCGGGCCGCTTGAATCCAGAACAGCTCAATGACATCAGTGACTTGTTGGTCGAGTCGGAAAACAACTTGACCGAAGTGATGGAGCGCGTCAATCGCATCCGCGGCAATCTTGTCTTTTACGAAAAACCGGCCGTGTTGTCGGAAACGGTGGCGAAATCGAAAACGTATACGGGGCAGCTGATGGCCGTCGGCCTTGTCCTCGGCCTGTTTTTGACGGTCGTTTGGCTCGTGCTTTGGAAGTATATATTGGACGCGAGGAGGTACTATTCTTCATGA
- a CDS encoding DegT/DnrJ/EryC1/StrS family aminotransferase, producing the protein MNVPMLDLSEQYEQLKPEIMRVLDEVMRSSRFILGDYVKKLEADIAAYSRAKHGIGCGNGSDAIHIALQAAGVGPGDEVITTAFTFFATAGSIARAGAKPVFVDIDPVTFNIDPAQIEAAVTEKTKAIIPVHLYGQMADMEAIAAIAKRHGLVVIEDAAQAIGAKYNGKCVGELGTAATYSFFPTKNLGAYGDGGMIITNDDELAEKCRVIRVHGSKPKYYHHVLGYNSRLDEMQAAILSVKFPHLDRWTEQRRKHAATYTRLLEEAVGDLVVTPKEVDGRYHVFHQYTIRAPKRDELQAFLKEQGIATMVYYPLPLHLQPVFASLGYKEGQLPEAEKAAKEALSLPMFPELKEEQQQYVVEKIAEFYRHSA; encoded by the coding sequence ATGAACGTGCCAATGTTGGATTTAAGCGAACAGTATGAACAATTGAAGCCGGAGATCATGCGCGTATTGGATGAAGTGATGCGCTCCTCTCGCTTTATTTTAGGAGATTATGTCAAAAAGCTAGAAGCAGATATTGCTGCCTACAGCCGGGCGAAACACGGAATCGGCTGCGGCAACGGAAGCGATGCGATACATATTGCTTTGCAAGCGGCCGGCGTCGGGCCGGGCGATGAAGTCATCACAACGGCGTTCACCTTTTTCGCGACGGCAGGATCGATTGCGCGGGCCGGCGCCAAACCGGTGTTTGTCGATATCGATCCGGTGACGTTCAACATCGATCCGGCGCAAATTGAAGCGGCGGTGACGGAGAAAACGAAAGCCATCATCCCGGTGCATTTGTACGGGCAAATGGCGGATATGGAGGCGATCGCCGCGATTGCCAAGCGGCATGGATTGGTTGTCATCGAGGACGCCGCCCAGGCGATCGGCGCGAAATACAACGGGAAATGCGTCGGCGAGCTTGGGACGGCGGCGACGTACAGTTTCTTCCCGACGAAAAACTTGGGCGCCTACGGGGATGGCGGCATGATCATTACGAACGATGACGAACTGGCGGAAAAATGCCGGGTCATCCGCGTTCATGGCAGCAAGCCGAAATATTACCATCATGTACTTGGCTACAACAGCCGCCTCGATGAGATGCAAGCGGCGATTTTAAGCGTCAAATTCCCGCATCTGGATCGGTGGACGGAACAGCGGCGCAAGCATGCGGCGACGTATACGCGCCTGCTCGAGGAGGCGGTCGGCGACCTTGTTGTGACGCCGAAAGAAGTCGATGGGCGCTATCATGTGTTCCATCAATACACGATTCGAGCGCCGAAGCGAGACGAGCTGCAAGCGTTTTTGAAAGAACAAGGGATCGCGACGATGGTGTACTATCCGCTGCCGCTGCATTTGCAACCGGTGTTTGCTTCGCTCGGGTATAAGGAAGGGCAGTTGCCGGAGGCGGAAAAAGCGGCGAAAGAAGCGCTGTCGCTGCCGATGTTCCCAGAGCTGAAAGAGGAGCAGCAACAGTACGTCGTGGAGAAAATTGCGGAATTTTACCGTCATTCCGCTTGA
- a CDS encoding glycosyltransferase family 4 protein: protein MNMEAFAACLASFITVLVITPFVIKLAIKIGAVDRPNGRKVHTKVMPRLGGLAIFIGVAVGYFVGGVYKEQVTGMTVGAIIIVLVGMLDDLYELSPKVKLAGQLLAAFVVVASGLKVDLLTVPFVGTFELGLWSYPITIFWIIAITNAINLIDGLDGLSAGISAIGIAAIAVMAGMAGKMLIFTLCLIILGSVIAFLFYNFHPAKIFMGDTGALFLGYAISVLSVLGLYKSVTLFSFVVPVIILGVPIFDTTFAIIRRIVNKRPISAPDKSHLHHRLLALGFSHRNTVLLIYAFGLMFAISAILFSASTLWQSILIVFALIVFGELLAELIGLVNDQYKPFMTFIRKLLRGSRKVYGNDR from the coding sequence ATGAATATGGAAGCATTTGCCGCATGTTTGGCTTCGTTTATTACAGTATTGGTCATCACCCCATTCGTGATCAAGCTCGCCATCAAAATTGGGGCGGTCGATCGGCCGAACGGGAGAAAAGTGCATACAAAAGTCATGCCAAGGCTTGGCGGATTGGCCATTTTTATCGGTGTCGCCGTCGGCTATTTTGTCGGCGGGGTGTATAAAGAGCAAGTGACGGGGATGACGGTCGGCGCCATCATCATCGTGCTCGTCGGGATGCTCGACGATTTGTACGAGCTGTCGCCAAAAGTGAAGCTGGCCGGCCAGCTGCTGGCGGCGTTCGTCGTTGTCGCTTCCGGGCTGAAGGTCGATCTTTTGACTGTCCCGTTTGTCGGCACGTTTGAGTTGGGGCTGTGGAGCTACCCGATCACCATATTTTGGATTATCGCGATTACGAACGCCATCAACTTGATCGACGGGTTGGACGGATTGTCCGCAGGCATTTCCGCCATTGGAATTGCGGCCATTGCCGTCATGGCGGGCATGGCGGGCAAAATGCTCATTTTCACGCTCTGCTTGATCATCTTGGGCAGCGTCATCGCTTTCTTGTTTTACAACTTCCACCCGGCGAAAATTTTCATGGGGGATACCGGCGCGTTGTTTTTAGGTTATGCCATTTCCGTCCTGTCGGTGCTAGGGCTTTACAAAAGCGTGACGCTCTTCAGCTTCGTCGTTCCGGTGATCATTTTGGGCGTGCCGATTTTCGATACGACATTTGCCATTATTCGCCGCATTGTGAATAAAAGGCCGATCTCGGCGCCGGATAAGTCGCATCTTCATCATCGACTGCTGGCTCTCGGCTTTTCGCATCGCAACACGGTCTTGCTCATTTATGCGTTTGGCCTGATGTTTGCCATCAGCGCGATTTTGTTCTCCGCCTCGACGTTATGGCAGTCCATTCTCATCGTCTTTGCCTTGATCGTCTTCGGGGAACTGCTTGCTGAACTGATCGGCTTGGTCAATGATCAGTACAAGCCGTTTATGACCTTTATTCGCAAGCTGCTTCGGGGAAGCCGAAAAGTATACGGAAATGACCGATAA